A window of the Streptomyces sp. JB150 genome harbors these coding sequences:
- a CDS encoding deoxyguanosinetriphosphate triphosphohydrolase, with the protein MEGTTYPAAATERWAPEPDKRPGRTAFQRDRARILHSSALRRLAGKTQVVTPGERGANAWDPSPRTRLTHSLECAQVGRELGAALGCDPDLVEAACLAHDLGHPPFGHNGEAALNEFAEDCGGFEGNAQSLRLLTRIEPKRFTPQGSVGLNLTRATLDAATKYPWPRGAHPTDPASPKFGVYEDDRPVFDWVREAAPGTRTCFEAQVMDWSDDVAYSVHDVEDGLHAGHIDPNLLHAEPEREEIFRVAVGRYVPAGTDPAELAAALDRLQDQEWWPHGYDGSAVAQARLKDATSQLIGRFCLAAEAATRAAYGGGRLTRYGAELVVPRETRLECAVLKAVADRYVMQRAEQTRLRADQRIVVVELAEALTARAPDGLDPQFRALFDQAPDDRARKRVIVDQIASLTDASARSLHARLTGRT; encoded by the coding sequence ATGGAAGGCACCACGTACCCCGCAGCCGCAACCGAACGATGGGCCCCCGAGCCCGACAAACGCCCCGGCCGCACCGCCTTCCAACGCGACCGCGCCCGCATCCTGCACTCGTCCGCCCTCAGACGCCTCGCCGGCAAGACCCAGGTCGTCACGCCCGGCGAGCGCGGCGCGAACGCCTGGGACCCCAGCCCCAGAACCCGCCTCACGCACTCCCTGGAGTGCGCCCAGGTGGGCCGGGAACTCGGCGCGGCCCTGGGTTGCGACCCCGACCTCGTCGAGGCCGCCTGCCTCGCCCACGACCTCGGCCACCCGCCCTTCGGCCACAACGGCGAAGCGGCCCTCAACGAGTTCGCCGAGGACTGCGGCGGCTTCGAGGGCAACGCCCAGTCGCTCAGGCTCCTCACCCGCATCGAGCCCAAACGGTTCACCCCGCAGGGCTCCGTCGGCCTCAACCTCACCCGCGCCACCCTCGACGCCGCCACGAAGTACCCCTGGCCGCGCGGCGCCCACCCCACCGACCCGGCGTCCCCCAAGTTCGGCGTCTACGAGGACGACCGCCCGGTCTTCGACTGGGTCCGCGAGGCCGCCCCGGGCACCCGCACCTGCTTCGAGGCCCAGGTCATGGACTGGTCCGACGACGTGGCGTACTCCGTGCACGACGTCGAGGACGGTCTGCACGCCGGCCACATCGACCCCAACCTCCTGCACGCCGAACCGGAACGCGAGGAGATCTTCCGCGTGGCCGTCGGCCGGTACGTTCCCGCCGGCACCGACCCCGCCGAACTCGCCGCCGCCCTGGACCGCCTCCAGGACCAGGAGTGGTGGCCGCACGGCTACGACGGCTCGGCCGTCGCCCAGGCCCGCCTGAAGGACGCCACCAGCCAGCTCATCGGCCGCTTCTGCCTGGCCGCCGAGGCCGCCACCCGCGCGGCGTACGGCGGCGGCCGGCTCACCCGCTACGGCGCCGAGCTGGTCGTCCCGCGCGAGACGCGGCTGGAGTGCGCGGTGCTGAAGGCGGTCGCCGACCGGTACGTCATGCAGCGCGCCGAGCAGACCCGGCTCCGCGCCGACCAGCGGATCGTCGTCGTGGAACTCGCCGAGGCGCTCACCGCCCGCGCCCCGGACGGCCTCGACCCGCAGTTCCGCGCGCTGTTCGACCAGGCCCCCGACGACCGGGCCCGCAAACGGGTGATCGTCGACCAGATCGCCTCCCTCACGGACGCCTCCGCCCGCTCGCTGCACGCGAGACTGACGGGACGTACGTGA
- the dnaG gene encoding DNA primase, with protein MAGRINDEDVKAVRDAVPIDAVVSEYLQLRGAGGGNLKGLCPFHDEKSPSFQVSPSKGLFHCFGCQEGGDTITFVMKIDHLTFSEAVERLAAQAGITLRYEEGGYNPAHQRGERIRLVEAHKIAAEWYAEQLATSPEAETGRIFLAERGFDQAAAVHFGVGYSPQGWDHLTRYLRGKGFTDKELILSGLSQEGRRGPIDRFRGRLMWPIRDIGGDVVGFGARKLYEADNGPKYLNTPETAIYKKSQVLYGIDLAKKEIAKTSRAVVVEGYTDVMACHLAGVTTAIATCGTAFGGEHIKILRRLLMDNGSARVIFTFDGDAAGQKAALRAFEDDQKFAAETYIAIAPDGMDPCDLRLAKGDEAVADLVEPRTPLFEFALRQIVSRYDLDTPAGRAAALDEAAPVVARIKNSGAQHEVAVQLAGMLGILDTQFVVKRVAQLARWARDRGGKGPAPARGPRQPSYDAAPRPTASGPALNLRNPVYATERELLKLALQRPELVCPAFDAYGVDEFTAPPYAAVRQAILDAGGVEYGTRDPQEYLVRVREAAPDDTVRAMVTELAVEAIMRRTVDEAYAGEQLVWVRRRAVDRRIQDIQSTLTRLATGGDPARLAAVQNELWVLQQYGQALREHGAAAL; from the coding sequence GTGGCTGGACGGATCAACGACGAGGACGTGAAGGCGGTACGGGACGCGGTCCCGATCGACGCCGTGGTGTCCGAGTACCTCCAGCTGCGGGGCGCGGGCGGCGGCAACCTCAAGGGGCTGTGCCCGTTCCACGACGAGAAGTCGCCGTCCTTCCAGGTCAGCCCCAGCAAAGGGCTCTTCCACTGCTTCGGCTGCCAGGAGGGCGGCGACACCATCACGTTCGTGATGAAGATCGACCACCTCACCTTCTCGGAGGCGGTCGAGCGGCTCGCCGCACAGGCGGGCATCACGCTGCGCTACGAGGAGGGCGGGTACAACCCCGCCCACCAGCGCGGCGAGCGCATCCGCCTGGTCGAGGCCCACAAGATCGCCGCCGAGTGGTACGCGGAACAGCTCGCGACCAGCCCCGAGGCCGAGACCGGCCGGATCTTCCTCGCCGAGCGCGGCTTCGACCAGGCCGCCGCCGTCCACTTCGGCGTCGGCTACAGCCCGCAGGGCTGGGACCACCTCACCCGCTACCTGCGCGGCAAGGGCTTCACCGACAAGGAGCTGATCCTCTCCGGGCTCAGCCAGGAGGGCCGCCGCGGTCCCATCGACCGCTTCCGCGGCCGGCTGATGTGGCCGATTCGCGACATCGGCGGCGACGTCGTCGGCTTCGGCGCCCGCAAGCTGTACGAGGCGGACAACGGGCCGAAGTACCTCAACACGCCCGAGACCGCGATCTACAAGAAGTCCCAGGTGCTCTACGGCATCGACCTGGCGAAGAAGGAGATCGCGAAGACCAGCCGGGCAGTCGTCGTCGAGGGCTACACGGACGTGATGGCCTGCCACCTGGCCGGGGTGACGACCGCGATCGCCACCTGCGGCACCGCCTTCGGCGGCGAGCACATCAAGATCCTCAGACGGCTGCTGATGGACAACGGCTCGGCCCGCGTGATCTTCACCTTCGACGGTGACGCGGCCGGCCAGAAGGCCGCCCTGCGCGCCTTCGAGGACGACCAGAAGTTCGCCGCCGAGACGTACATCGCCATCGCCCCGGACGGCATGGACCCGTGCGACCTGCGCCTGGCCAAGGGCGACGAGGCCGTGGCCGACCTGGTCGAACCGCGCACCCCGCTCTTCGAGTTCGCCCTGCGCCAGATCGTCTCCCGCTACGACCTCGACACCCCGGCCGGCCGCGCGGCGGCGCTCGACGAGGCCGCGCCGGTCGTCGCCCGGATCAAGAACAGCGGCGCCCAGCACGAGGTCGCCGTGCAGCTCGCCGGCATGCTCGGCATCCTCGACACCCAGTTCGTGGTGAAGCGGGTCGCCCAGCTGGCCCGCTGGGCCCGCGACCGCGGCGGCAAGGGCCCGGCCCCCGCCCGCGGCCCGCGGCAGCCGTCGTACGACGCGGCCCCCCGCCCCACCGCCTCCGGCCCGGCGCTCAACCTGCGCAACCCGGTCTACGCCACCGAACGCGAGCTGCTCAAACTCGCCCTCCAGCGCCCGGAGCTGGTCTGCCCGGCGTTCGACGCGTACGGCGTCGACGAGTTCACCGCCCCGCCCTACGCGGCCGTACGCCAGGCCATCCTCGACGCGGGCGGCGTCGAGTACGGCACGCGCGACCCGCAGGAGTATCTGGTCCGGGTCCGCGAGGCGGCGCCCGACGACACGGTTCGCGCCATGGTCACCGAGCTGGCCGTCGAGGCGATCATGCGCCGCACGGTCGATGAGGCGTACGCGGGCGAACAGCTCGTCTGGGTCCGCCGCCGCGCCGTCGACCGCCGCATCCAGGACATCCAGTCCACCCTCACCCGCCTCGCCACCGGCGGCGACCCCGCCCGGCTGGCCGCCGTCCAGAACGAACTGTGGGTCCTCCAGCAGTACGGCCAGGCGCTGCGGGAACACGGCGCCGCGGCGCTGTGA
- a CDS encoding molybdopterin oxidoreductase family protein, with amino-acid sequence MNSTPTPTHCPYCALQCGMNLSPTPDGGVEVRERADFPVNRGALCGKGRTAPAVLSSRVRLTSPLVREGGALVPASWDEALDRIADALRRTRAEHGADALGVFGGGGLTNEKAYTLGKFARVVLGTSQIDYNGRFCMSSAAAAGMRAFGLDRGLPFPLEDIPRSGCVILVGSNLAETMPPSLRFFTELKENGGTLIVVDPRRTKTAEQADLHLAPRPGTDLALALGLLHLVVAEGRTDEAYIAERTTGWEEARAAAMAHWPEYVERITGVPVPELREAVRMFCAPESAMVLTARGPEQQSKGTDTVGAWINLCLATGRAGRPHSGYGCLTGQGNGQGGREHGQKADQLPGYRKLDDPAARRHVAEVWGVDPDSLPGPGRSAYELLDALGTDIRTLLLMGSNPVVSAPRAAHVEERIRSLDFLAVCDVVLSETAELADVVLPVTQWAEETGTTTNLEGRVLLRRRAITPPEGVRSDLEVLHELAARLGVEKGFPTDPEEVFEELRRASAGGPADYSGITYRRLVEENGVFWPCPAEEVGAAGDAVPAADAVPAARSGGLADADAVPTAADSAGAAEAGAVPAASSGGATDVGVGPSDFEDASFDVAGDDPARDGEVGAVPHPGTPRLFLDRFATPDGRARFVPVSHRAVAEEPDDEYPVLLTTGRVVAQYQSGAQTRRVDELNAAAPGPFVELHPRLAARLGAAEGDPVAVVSRRGRAVAPARITHAIRPDTVFMPFHWPGEGRANTLTNPALDPTSRMPEFKACAVRLEAVPAAGTAED; translated from the coding sequence ATGAACAGCACCCCGACGCCCACCCACTGCCCGTACTGCGCCCTGCAGTGCGGGATGAACCTGTCGCCCACCCCGGACGGGGGCGTCGAGGTGCGGGAACGCGCCGACTTCCCGGTGAACCGGGGAGCGCTGTGCGGCAAGGGCCGCACCGCGCCCGCGGTGCTCTCGTCGCGGGTGCGGCTGACCTCGCCGCTCGTGCGGGAGGGCGGCGCGCTGGTGCCCGCCTCCTGGGACGAGGCCCTGGACCGGATCGCGGACGCGCTGCGGCGCACCCGCGCGGAGCACGGCGCGGACGCGCTCGGGGTGTTCGGCGGCGGCGGGCTGACCAACGAGAAGGCGTACACGCTCGGCAAGTTCGCGCGGGTGGTGCTGGGCACCTCGCAGATCGACTACAACGGCCGGTTCTGCATGTCGTCCGCCGCGGCGGCCGGGATGAGGGCGTTCGGGCTGGACCGGGGGCTGCCGTTCCCGCTGGAGGACATCCCGAGGAGCGGCTGTGTGATCCTCGTCGGCTCCAACCTCGCCGAGACCATGCCGCCGTCGCTGCGGTTCTTCACCGAACTGAAGGAGAACGGCGGCACGCTCATCGTCGTCGACCCGCGCCGCACGAAGACCGCCGAGCAGGCCGACCTGCACCTGGCGCCCCGGCCCGGCACCGACCTCGCGCTCGCGCTGGGCCTGCTGCACCTGGTGGTCGCCGAGGGCCGCACCGACGAGGCGTACATCGCCGAGCGGACCACCGGCTGGGAGGAGGCGCGGGCCGCCGCCATGGCGCACTGGCCGGAGTACGTGGAGCGGATCACCGGGGTGCCGGTGCCCGAGCTGCGGGAGGCGGTACGGATGTTCTGCGCGCCCGAGTCCGCGATGGTGCTCACCGCGCGCGGGCCCGAGCAGCAGTCCAAGGGTACCGACACGGTCGGCGCGTGGATCAACCTGTGCCTGGCGACCGGGCGGGCGGGCCGGCCCCACAGCGGCTACGGCTGTCTGACCGGGCAGGGCAACGGGCAGGGCGGGCGCGAACACGGCCAGAAGGCCGACCAGCTGCCCGGCTACCGCAAGCTGGACGACCCGGCGGCGCGGCGGCACGTGGCCGAGGTGTGGGGGGTGGACCCGGACTCGTTGCCGGGGCCGGGGCGCAGCGCCTACGAGCTGCTGGACGCGCTCGGCACGGACATCCGCACGCTGCTGCTGATGGGCTCCAACCCGGTGGTGTCGGCGCCGCGCGCCGCGCACGTCGAGGAGCGGATCAGGTCGCTGGACTTCCTCGCGGTGTGCGACGTCGTGCTGTCCGAGACGGCCGAACTGGCGGACGTGGTGCTGCCGGTGACGCAGTGGGCGGAGGAGACCGGGACGACCACCAACCTGGAGGGGCGGGTGCTGCTGCGGCGGCGGGCGATCACCCCGCCGGAGGGGGTGCGCAGCGACCTGGAGGTCCTGCACGAGCTGGCCGCGCGGCTGGGCGTGGAGAAGGGGTTCCCGACCGACCCCGAGGAGGTCTTCGAGGAGCTGCGGCGGGCGAGCGCGGGCGGGCCCGCGGACTACTCCGGGATCACCTACCGCCGGCTCGTCGAGGAGAACGGGGTGTTCTGGCCGTGCCCGGCGGAAGAGGTGGGCGCGGCGGGGGACGCCGTGCCGGCCGCAGATGCTGTGCCGGCCGCCCGCTCCGGGGGCCTCGCGGACGCCGATGCCGTGCCGACGGCCGCCGATTCCGCGGGCGCCGCGGAGGCCGGTGCCGTGCCGGCCGCGAGTTCCGGGGGCGCGACGGACGTCGGCGTCGGGCCGTCGGATTTCGAGGACGCCTCGTTCGACGTGGCCGGGGACGATCCCGCCCGGGACGGCGAGGTGGGTGCCGTGCCACACCCCGGCACCCCGCGTCTGTTCCTCGACCGGTTCGCCACGCCGGACGGGCGGGCCCGGTTCGTGCCCGTGTCGCACCGGGCGGTGGCCGAGGAGCCCGACGACGAGTATCCGGTGCTGCTGACCACCGGCCGGGTGGTCGCCCAGTACCAGTCCGGGGCGCAGACCCGGCGCGTCGACGAGCTGAACGCCGCGGCGCCCGGCCCGTTCGTGGAGCTGCACCCGCGGCTGGCGGCGCGCCTGGGCGCGGCCGAGGGCGATCCGGTGGCCGTCGTCTCGCGGCGCGGCCGGGCCGTCGCACCGGCGCGGATCACCCACGCCATCCGCCCCGACACGGTGTTCATGCCGTTCCACTGGCCGGGCGAGGGACGCGCCAACACCCTCACCAACCCGGCGCTCGACCCGACGTCGCGGATGCCGGAGTTCAAGGCGTGCGCGGTGCGGCTGGAAGCGGTGCCCGCGGCCGGCACGGCGGAGGACTGA
- a CDS encoding sirohydrochlorin chelatase, with protein sequence MDSQLSPAPGPPALVAVAHGSRDPRALATVRALLDRVRALRPGLPVHLGHIELNEPLLPDTLAALGDREAVLVPLLLGRGYHVKQDIPKMAAAAPARTRLAAPLGPHPLLAATLHTRLTEAGWRPPATDAERRASAVILAAAGSRDPESATDTGRTAALLAARLGVPVLPAYASAATPTVEAAVRSLRARGRHRIALASYFTAPGRFATQCASAAPHIAADPLGAHPLMAELLLHRYDEAATRGTLEPALAATR encoded by the coding sequence ATGGACAGCCAGCTCAGCCCCGCCCCCGGCCCGCCCGCGCTCGTCGCCGTGGCCCACGGCAGCCGCGACCCGCGCGCCCTCGCCACCGTCCGCGCCCTCCTCGACCGGGTCCGCGCGCTGCGCCCCGGACTGCCGGTCCACCTGGGGCACATCGAGCTGAACGAGCCCCTCCTCCCCGACACGCTCGCCGCCCTCGGCGACCGCGAGGCGGTCCTCGTCCCGCTCCTGCTCGGCCGCGGCTACCACGTCAAACAGGACATCCCCAAGATGGCCGCCGCCGCCCCGGCCCGCACCCGCCTCGCCGCCCCCCTCGGTCCGCACCCCCTCCTCGCCGCCACCCTCCACACCCGCCTCACCGAGGCCGGCTGGCGTCCCCCGGCGACGGACGCCGAACGCCGCGCCTCCGCCGTGATCCTCGCCGCCGCGGGCTCCCGCGACCCCGAGTCCGCGACCGACACCGGCCGCACGGCCGCCCTCCTCGCGGCCCGCCTCGGCGTCCCGGTGCTCCCCGCCTACGCCTCCGCCGCGACCCCCACCGTCGAGGCGGCCGTCCGCTCCCTCCGCGCCAGGGGCCGCCACCGCATAGCCCTCGCCTCCTACTTCACGGCCCCCGGCCGCTTCGCGACACAGTGCGCGTCCGCGGCCCCGCACATCGCCGCGGACCCCTTGGGCGCCCACCCCTTGATGGCGGAACTCCTCCTCCACCGCTACGACGAAGCGGCAACTCGGGGAACTCTCGAACCCGCGCTCGCTGCAACTCGTTGA
- a CDS encoding FAD-dependent oxidoreductase, whose protein sequence is MVDADQTFVIVGGGLAGAKAAETLRAEGFTGRVILICDERDHPYERPPLSKGFLLGKDERESVFVHEPAWYAQHDIELHLGQTVDAIDRAAKTVRFGEDGTVVRYDKLLLATGAEPRRLDVPGTGLAGVHHLRRLAHAERLKGVLTHLGRDNGHLVIAGAGWIGLEVAAAAREYGAEVTVVEPEPTPLHGVLGPELGQLFTELHREHGVRFHFGVRLTEIVGQDGVVLAARTDDGEEHPAHDVLAAIGAAPRTALAEAAGLQIADRAHGGGIVVDERLRTSDPDIHAAGDVAAFPHPLFGTRMRVEHWANALNGGPAAARAMLGQDVTYDRVPYFFSDQYDLGMEYSGWAPPGSYDQVVIRGDAGKREFIAFWVKEGRVLAGMNVNVWDVTEQIQRLVRSAVRVDVEALSSPHVPLESLGA, encoded by the coding sequence GTGGTCGACGCGGATCAGACATTCGTCATCGTCGGAGGAGGGCTCGCCGGCGCCAAAGCGGCCGAGACGCTCCGCGCGGAGGGCTTCACCGGGCGGGTGATACTGATCTGCGACGAGCGCGACCACCCCTACGAGCGGCCGCCGCTGTCCAAGGGGTTCCTGCTCGGCAAGGACGAACGCGAGAGCGTCTTCGTGCACGAGCCCGCCTGGTACGCGCAGCACGACATCGAACTGCACCTCGGGCAGACCGTCGACGCGATCGACCGCGCCGCGAAGACGGTCCGCTTCGGCGAGGACGGCACGGTCGTGCGCTACGACAAGCTGCTGCTGGCCACCGGCGCCGAACCGCGCCGCCTGGACGTCCCCGGCACCGGCCTGGCCGGCGTGCACCACCTGCGCCGCCTCGCCCACGCCGAACGGCTCAAGGGTGTCCTCACCCACCTCGGCCGGGACAACGGACACCTGGTGATCGCGGGCGCCGGCTGGATCGGCCTGGAGGTCGCGGCGGCGGCCCGCGAGTACGGCGCGGAGGTCACCGTCGTCGAGCCGGAGCCCACCCCGCTGCACGGCGTGCTCGGCCCCGAGCTGGGCCAGCTCTTCACCGAGCTGCACCGCGAACACGGGGTGCGCTTCCACTTCGGCGTACGGCTGACGGAGATCGTCGGGCAGGACGGCGTCGTGCTCGCGGCCCGTACGGACGACGGCGAGGAGCACCCCGCGCACGACGTGCTCGCCGCGATCGGCGCCGCGCCGCGCACCGCGCTCGCCGAGGCGGCCGGGCTGCAGATCGCCGACCGGGCGCACGGCGGCGGGATCGTGGTCGACGAGCGGCTGCGCACGTCCGACCCCGACATCCACGCGGCCGGTGACGTCGCCGCCTTCCCGCACCCGCTCTTCGGCACCCGGATGCGGGTCGAGCACTGGGCGAACGCGCTGAACGGCGGCCCCGCGGCGGCGCGGGCCATGCTCGGGCAGGACGTCACCTACGACCGGGTGCCGTACTTCTTCTCCGACCAGTACGACCTGGGCATGGAGTACTCCGGGTGGGCACCGCCCGGCTCGTACGACCAGGTGGTGATCCGGGGTGACGCGGGCAAGCGGGAGTTCATCGCGTTCTGGGTGAAGGAGGGGCGGGTGCTGGCCGGGATGAACGTGAACGTGTGGGACGTCACAGAGCAGATCCAGCGGCTGGTCCGCTCCGCGGTGCGGGTGGACGTGGAGGCGCTGTCGTCTCCCCATGTGCCGTTGGAGTCGTTGGGCGCGTAG
- a CDS encoding ElyC/SanA/YdcF family protein, whose product MKFVRPRLPRTVAGRRRLVQAVMAGCVLALLPSTWLYVSTADRLRTTADVPRTEVAVVFGAGLWNGEPSPYLAHRLDAAAELYRAGRIEVVLVTGDNSREDYDEPDAMRAYLTRHGVPDARIVSDYAGFDTWDSCVRARKIFGVDEAVLISQDFHIRRAVALCREAGVASYGVGVPAKRDATWYYGGVREVFASGKAALDAVFEPDPRFLGPEEPGVGRALADAR is encoded by the coding sequence ATGAAATTCGTACGACCGCGTCTTCCCCGCACCGTGGCCGGCCGGCGGCGGCTGGTGCAGGCCGTGATGGCGGGGTGCGTGCTGGCGCTGCTGCCGTCGACGTGGCTGTACGTGTCGACCGCCGACCGGCTGCGGACGACCGCCGACGTGCCGCGCACCGAGGTCGCCGTGGTGTTCGGCGCGGGGCTGTGGAACGGGGAGCCGTCGCCGTATCTGGCCCACCGGCTGGACGCGGCGGCCGAGCTGTACCGGGCGGGACGGATCGAGGTGGTCCTGGTGACCGGCGACAACAGCCGGGAGGACTACGACGAGCCGGACGCGATGCGCGCCTACCTGACCCGGCACGGCGTCCCGGACGCGCGGATCGTCAGCGACTACGCCGGCTTCGACACCTGGGACTCCTGTGTGCGCGCCAGGAAGATCTTCGGTGTGGACGAGGCGGTGCTGATCAGCCAGGACTTCCACATCCGGCGGGCGGTGGCGCTGTGCCGGGAGGCGGGCGTCGCGTCGTACGGCGTCGGGGTGCCCGCGAAGCGGGACGCGACCTGGTACTACGGCGGGGTCCGCGAGGTCTTCGCGAGCGGCAAGGCGGCGCTGGACGCGGTGTTCGAACCCGATCCGCGGTTCCTCGGACCGGAGGAGCCGGGGGTCGGGCGGGCGCTGGCCGACGCGCGGTAG
- a CDS encoding RNA polymerase sigma factor yields MPAVRHLSSDHLEVAPVQTQTLVPTDSPTTAEPDAEPDVLMAVPPQSRAAHHPETRPRTRPEPGPPPDAEAGPEPEAEAEAEPEAEPEAEAVEPAPGRAVETGGPTSDLFRQYLREIGRIPLLTAAEEVELARRVEAGLFAEEKLLTTPDLDSRLALDLDRLVVMGRMAKRRLIEANLRLVVSVAKRYVGRGLTMLDLVQEGNLGLIRAVEKFDYARGYKFSTYATWWIRQAMSRALADQARTIRVPVHVVELINRVVRVQRRMLQERGYEPTPAEVAAHLDLPPERVSEVLRLAQEPVSLHAPVGEEDDVALGDLIEDGDAASPVESAAFLLLKEHLEAVLSTLGERERKVVQLRYGLVDGRPRTLEEIGRIFGVTRERIRQIESKTLNKLRDHAFAGQLRGYLD; encoded by the coding sequence CTGCCCGCGGTCCGCCACCTCAGCAGCGATCACCTGGAGGTCGCCCCCGTGCAGACCCAGACCCTCGTCCCTACCGACAGCCCCACCACCGCGGAGCCCGACGCGGAGCCGGACGTGCTGATGGCCGTCCCCCCGCAGAGCCGTGCGGCGCACCACCCGGAGACCCGGCCGCGGACGCGGCCCGAGCCCGGCCCGCCGCCCGACGCCGAGGCCGGCCCGGAGCCGGAAGCGGAAGCCGAGGCGGAACCCGAAGCGGAACCCGAGGCCGAGGCCGTCGAGCCGGCGCCCGGCCGGGCCGTCGAGACCGGCGGCCCCACCTCCGACCTGTTCCGGCAGTACCTGCGGGAGATCGGGCGGATCCCGCTGCTCACCGCAGCCGAGGAGGTGGAACTCGCCCGCCGCGTCGAGGCCGGCCTGTTCGCCGAGGAGAAACTGCTCACCACCCCCGACCTCGACAGCCGGCTCGCCCTCGACCTGGACCGGCTCGTCGTCATGGGCCGGATGGCCAAGCGCCGGCTGATCGAGGCGAACCTGCGGCTGGTGGTGTCCGTCGCCAAGCGGTACGTCGGCCGCGGACTGACCATGCTCGACCTGGTGCAGGAGGGCAACCTCGGCCTCATCCGCGCCGTCGAGAAGTTCGACTACGCCCGCGGCTACAAGTTCTCCACCTACGCCACCTGGTGGATCCGCCAGGCCATGTCCCGCGCCCTCGCCGACCAGGCCCGCACCATCCGCGTCCCGGTGCACGTCGTCGAGCTGATCAACCGCGTGGTCCGCGTCCAGCGGCGGATGCTCCAGGAACGCGGCTACGAGCCCACGCCCGCCGAGGTCGCCGCCCACCTGGACCTGCCGCCCGAGCGGGTCAGCGAGGTGCTGCGGCTCGCCCAGGAGCCCGTCTCCCTGCACGCCCCCGTCGGCGAGGAGGACGACGTGGCGCTCGGCGACCTGATCGAGGACGGCGACGCCGCCTCCCCGGTGGAGTCCGCCGCGTTCCTGCTGCTCAAGGAGCACCTGGAGGCGGTCCTGTCCACCCTCGGCGAGCGCGAGCGCAAGGTCGTGCAGCTGCGCTACGGCCTGGTCGACGGCCGCCCGCGCACCCTGGAGGAGATAGGCCGCATCTTCGGCGTGACCCGGGAACGGATCCGCCAGATCGAGTCCAAGACCCTCAACAAACTGCGCGACCACGCCTTCGCGGGCCAGCTGCGCGGTTACCTGGACTGA
- a CDS encoding gamma-glutamylcyclotransferase family protein, with amino-acid sequence MSSARTRLRLPFFVYGTLRPGEPHHELFLRGRTRAQEPARLPGAVLYDGPGYPYAVEEPGGVIRGELVTAHDESYGELLAVLDRLEEYRAPGDPCNLYDRVAREAARDTDETVVRAWVYLAAPPVAARLRASGRRIESGDWRARRT; translated from the coding sequence GTGAGTTCCGCGCGGACCCGTCTCCGGCTGCCCTTCTTCGTCTACGGCACCCTCCGCCCCGGCGAACCCCACCACGAGCTGTTCCTGCGCGGCCGCACCCGCGCGCAGGAGCCCGCCCGCCTGCCCGGCGCCGTCCTCTACGACGGACCCGGCTACCCGTACGCGGTCGAGGAACCCGGCGGGGTGATCCGCGGCGAGCTGGTCACCGCGCACGACGAGAGCTACGGCGAACTGCTCGCCGTCCTCGACCGGCTGGAGGAGTACCGGGCACCGGGCGATCCGTGCAACCTCTACGACCGGGTCGCCCGCGAGGCCGCCCGCGACACCGACGAAACCGTCGTGCGGGCCTGGGTCTACCTGGCCGCACCCCCCGTCGCCGCCCGGCTGCGCGCCTCGGGCAGGCGCATCGAGAGCGGCGACTGGCGGGCGCGGCGGACGTAG